A section of the Streptomyces sp. NBC_01591 genome encodes:
- a CDS encoding hydantoinase B/oxoprolinase family protein produces MTGRWEFWIDRGGTFTDVVGRDPGGHLVTRKLLSHDPDRYRDAAVAGIRALLGLGPTDPVPADRVAAVRIGTTVATNALLERRGEPTVLVITEGFRDALRIAYQNRPRLFDRRILLPEAVYERVIEVPERIDARGRVVTPLDRDAVTERLRAARADGLRSAAVVLMHGYRHPGHESAVADAAREAGFTQVSCSHEVSPLIKLVPRGDTTVVDAYLSPILRRYVEEVAAELDGIRLMFMQSNGGLREASHFRGKDAVLSGPAGGVVGMARTSEQAGFGRVIGFDMGGTSTDVSHYAGEFERELGTQVAGVRMRAPMMSIHTVAAGGGSVLHFDGRRYRVGPDSAGAIPGPACYRRGGPLTVTDANVMLGRIQPAHFPAVFGPDGDLPLDADLVRERFDALAEDVARATGTRRTAAETAAGFLEIAVLNMANAVKKISVQRGHDITRYALTGFGGAGGQHVCAVADSLGIDTVLVPPLAGVLSAYGIGLADATAMREQSVEAQLNEATRTAVGELCDELAARTRAELRADAVPDSAISTRARVLLRYAGTDSSLPVGLDTAPAMAAAFTAEHRARYAFTMDKPLVVEAVSVEATGTAGRHEPPPADSTPRAGTKPRPRDTVRMFADGRWQDTPLHRREELRPADTVTGPAVIAEADATTVVDPGWQAALDGTGHLLLTRVRPRPDRTAVGTRVDPVMLEVFNNLFMSIAEQMGVRLENTAHSVNIKERLDFSCALFDADGNLIANAPHIPVHLGSMGESIKEVLRRNGGAMRPGDAYAINDPYHGGTHLPDVTVVTPVFDETDGERPELRFLVASRGHHAEIGGITPGSMPAFSRTIHEEGVLFDNWLLVRDGRLREDETRELLTTARYPSRDPEANLADLRAQIAANEKGIAELRRMVEQFGPDVVAAYMGHVQDNAEESVRRIIAELHDGAYRYETDNGAVIEVALTVDRAARTAVVDFTGTSPQQPGNFNAPKSVVMAAVLYVFRTLVTDDIPLNSGCLKPLEVRIPEGSMLAPVHPAATVAGNVETSQAVTGALYAALGIQAEGSGTMNNLTFGNERVQYYETVASGSGAGDGFDGADAVQTHMTNSRLTDPEVLEWRYPVLLESFRVREGSGGSGRWHGGCGVERRIRFLEPVTVALLSGHRRVRPYGMAGGGPGAPGDQLIEHPDDRAATPLRGCDTAELEPGDVFVLRTPGGGGYGTPEPDRDDRT; encoded by the coding sequence ATGACCGGACGCTGGGAGTTCTGGATCGACCGAGGCGGGACGTTCACCGATGTCGTGGGCCGGGATCCCGGCGGCCACCTGGTCACCCGCAAGCTGCTCTCCCACGACCCGGACCGCTACCGAGACGCAGCCGTGGCCGGAATCCGCGCGCTGCTCGGCCTCGGCCCCACCGACCCGGTCCCCGCCGACCGGGTCGCCGCCGTGCGGATCGGCACGACGGTCGCCACCAACGCCCTGCTGGAGCGGCGCGGCGAGCCGACCGTCCTGGTCATCACGGAAGGCTTCCGGGACGCCCTGCGCATCGCGTACCAGAACCGGCCGCGGCTCTTCGACCGCCGCATCCTGCTGCCCGAGGCCGTCTACGAGCGGGTGATCGAGGTCCCCGAGCGGATCGACGCCCGCGGCCGGGTCGTCACACCACTGGACCGGGACGCGGTCACCGAGCGGCTGAGGGCCGCCCGCGCCGACGGACTGCGCAGCGCGGCCGTCGTCCTGATGCACGGCTACCGCCACCCCGGCCACGAGAGCGCCGTGGCCGACGCGGCCCGCGAGGCGGGCTTCACACAGGTCAGCTGCTCGCACGAGGTGAGCCCCCTGATCAAGCTCGTACCGCGCGGCGACACCACCGTCGTCGACGCCTACCTCTCGCCGATCCTGCGCCGGTACGTCGAGGAGGTCGCCGCTGAACTCGACGGCATCCGGCTGATGTTCATGCAGTCCAACGGCGGGCTGCGTGAAGCCTCCCACTTCCGGGGCAAGGACGCGGTGCTCTCCGGCCCCGCCGGGGGCGTGGTCGGCATGGCCCGCACCTCCGAACAGGCCGGATTCGGCCGGGTCATCGGCTTCGACATGGGCGGAACGTCCACCGATGTGTCCCACTACGCGGGCGAGTTCGAGCGCGAACTCGGCACCCAGGTCGCCGGTGTGAGGATGCGCGCGCCGATGATGAGCATCCACACCGTCGCGGCCGGCGGCGGCTCCGTCCTGCACTTCGACGGCCGGCGCTACCGGGTCGGCCCCGACTCGGCGGGCGCGATCCCCGGCCCGGCCTGCTACCGCCGCGGCGGCCCACTGACCGTCACCGACGCCAACGTGATGCTGGGCCGGATCCAGCCCGCGCACTTCCCGGCCGTCTTCGGACCTGACGGCGACCTCCCGCTCGACGCGGACCTGGTCCGCGAACGCTTCGACGCGCTCGCCGAGGACGTGGCGCGCGCCACCGGAACCCGGCGCACGGCCGCTGAGACCGCCGCCGGGTTCCTGGAGATCGCCGTGCTCAACATGGCGAACGCGGTCAAGAAGATCTCCGTGCAGCGCGGGCACGACATCACCCGCTACGCCCTGACCGGCTTCGGCGGCGCCGGTGGTCAGCACGTCTGCGCCGTCGCCGACTCCCTGGGCATCGACACGGTCCTCGTACCGCCGCTGGCGGGCGTGCTGTCCGCGTACGGCATCGGCCTCGCCGACGCCACCGCGATGCGCGAACAGTCGGTGGAGGCGCAACTGAACGAGGCGACCCGGACCGCGGTGGGCGAACTCTGCGACGAACTGGCCGCCCGGACCCGCGCCGAACTGCGCGCCGACGCCGTCCCCGACAGCGCGATCAGCACCCGTGCCCGCGTGCTGCTCCGCTATGCCGGTACGGATTCGAGCCTGCCCGTCGGCCTGGACACCGCACCCGCCATGGCCGCGGCGTTCACCGCCGAGCACCGGGCGCGCTACGCGTTCACCATGGACAAACCCCTGGTCGTCGAGGCGGTCTCGGTCGAGGCGACCGGAACGGCCGGTCGGCACGAGCCACCCCCAGCCGACTCCACGCCCCGCGCGGGCACGAAGCCCCGACCGCGCGACACCGTGCGGATGTTCGCCGACGGCCGATGGCAGGACACCCCGCTCCACCGCCGCGAGGAACTCCGTCCCGCGGACACCGTGACCGGCCCCGCCGTGATCGCCGAGGCGGATGCCACCACCGTCGTCGACCCGGGCTGGCAGGCCGCTCTCGACGGCACCGGCCATCTGCTGCTCACCAGGGTCCGCCCGCGCCCGGACCGCACGGCCGTCGGCACCCGGGTCGACCCCGTCATGCTGGAGGTCTTCAACAACCTCTTCATGTCGATCGCCGAGCAGATGGGAGTGCGTCTGGAGAACACGGCCCACTCCGTCAACATCAAGGAGCGGCTCGACTTCTCCTGCGCGCTCTTCGACGCCGACGGCAATCTGATCGCCAACGCCCCGCACATTCCCGTCCACCTCGGCTCGATGGGGGAGTCCATCAAGGAGGTGCTGCGGCGCAACGGCGGCGCGATGCGTCCCGGCGATGCGTACGCCATCAACGATCCGTACCACGGGGGGACCCACCTGCCCGACGTCACCGTGGTGACGCCGGTGTTCGACGAGACCGACGGCGAGCGGCCGGAGCTGCGCTTCCTCGTGGCCTCACGCGGACACCACGCCGAGATCGGCGGCATCACCCCCGGCTCCATGCCCGCCTTCAGCCGCACCATCCACGAGGAAGGGGTGCTGTTCGACAACTGGCTGCTGGTACGCGACGGCAGGCTCCGCGAGGACGAGACGCGCGAGCTGCTCACCACCGCCCGGTACCCCTCCCGCGACCCGGAGGCCAACCTCGCCGACCTGCGCGCCCAGATCGCCGCCAACGAAAAGGGCATCGCCGAACTGCGCCGCATGGTCGAGCAGTTCGGGCCCGACGTCGTCGCCGCGTACATGGGGCACGTGCAGGACAACGCCGAGGAGTCCGTCCGCCGGATCATCGCCGAACTCCACGACGGTGCCTACCGCTACGAGACCGACAACGGCGCGGTCATCGAGGTGGCCCTCACCGTGGACCGGGCCGCCCGCACCGCGGTCGTCGACTTCACCGGCACCTCACCCCAGCAACCGGGCAACTTCAACGCGCCGAAGTCCGTGGTCATGGCGGCTGTGCTGTACGTCTTCCGGACCCTGGTCACCGACGACATCCCCCTCAACAGCGGCTGCCTCAAGCCCCTGGAGGTCCGGATCCCGGAAGGCTCCATGCTGGCCCCCGTCCACCCGGCGGCCACCGTCGCGGGAAACGTGGAGACGTCCCAGGCCGTCACCGGCGCCCTGTACGCGGCCCTCGGCATCCAGGCCGAGGGCTCGGGCACCATGAACAACCTCACCTTCGGCAACGAACGGGTCCAGTACTACGAGACCGTGGCGAGCGGCTCAGGCGCCGGCGACGGCTTCGACGGCGCCGACGCCGTGCAGACCCATATGACCAACTCCCGCCTCACCGACCCCGAGGTCCTCGAATGGCGCTACCCAGTCCTGCTGGAGAGCTTCCGGGTACGCGAGGGCAGCGGCGGCAGCGGGCGCTGGCACGGCGGCTGCGGCGTGGAGCGGCGGATCCGCTTCCTGGAACCCGTCACCGTGGCACTGCTCTCCGGCCACCGCCGGGTCAGGCCGTACGGCATGGCGGGCGGCGGACCCGGCGCACCGGGCGACCAGCTCATCGAGCACCCGGACGACCGGGCGGCCACACCACTGCGCGGCTGCGACACGGCCGAGCTGGAGCCGGGAGACGTATTCGTGCTCCGCACACCGGGCGGCGGGGGCTACGGAACCCCGGAACCGGACCGCGACGACCGTACGTGA
- a CDS encoding HEAT repeat domain-containing protein: protein MFDPFIAPSGTLLGLLQRGRGDGTLHALAAPRPEALAALNHCVLSDPRHDWQVENRSLYYARLYLDLDGGIEEIERHLCDPDDHLDTDDSRTGLALAVLGHLASYGRGDALALLRRYAATGANWAWALDELALRDDDAGLRALAVPVLGRFPATEEGAAELAAAVRDAYEPRPWRLWADDPRDVVGARVRAASEQGSFDRWQRQMRPGGPRPGWSVQAVFDWAEQGLERGSTLHVPAARCLTAVAGPEDRPTIVEAARSGPDGARCAALHYLAEARDPAVLDLIETAAVSASRTVADASVAAFERMCGDAAVDRARRWARRPDALGASAAGVLACRGGAQDAPLVLGALREAVRGEGPDAPRLWTLVDGAGRLGIVCAAPVLRHVYRETSSSHLRGRAARALAATDPSFATGFAVECLWDCEETTREVAALHAETGDIRVAERLRRLAADPAEEAEVQTAVRSRIGPDTPAA from the coding sequence ATGTTTGATCCGTTCATAGCGCCGAGCGGCACCCTGCTCGGCCTGCTGCAGAGGGGCCGTGGCGACGGCACGCTCCACGCGCTCGCCGCACCACGCCCAGAGGCCCTGGCGGCTCTCAACCACTGCGTCCTGAGCGATCCGCGTCACGACTGGCAGGTGGAGAACCGCTCCCTCTACTACGCACGCCTGTATCTCGACCTCGACGGCGGCATCGAAGAGATCGAGCGGCACCTGTGCGATCCCGACGACCACCTCGACACCGACGACTCACGCACCGGGCTGGCCCTCGCCGTGCTCGGTCACCTCGCCTCGTACGGACGCGGCGACGCCCTGGCCCTGCTGCGGCGGTATGCCGCGACCGGCGCCAACTGGGCCTGGGCCCTCGACGAGCTCGCCCTGCGCGACGACGACGCGGGACTCCGCGCCCTCGCCGTACCCGTGCTCGGCCGGTTCCCGGCCACCGAGGAGGGCGCCGCCGAGCTGGCCGCCGCCGTACGGGACGCCTACGAACCCCGCCCCTGGCGGCTCTGGGCGGACGACCCGCGCGACGTGGTCGGCGCCAGGGTCAGAGCCGCCTCGGAACAGGGCTCGTTCGACCGCTGGCAGCGCCAGATGCGGCCCGGCGGCCCCCGTCCGGGCTGGAGCGTCCAGGCCGTCTTCGACTGGGCCGAGCAGGGACTCGAACGCGGCAGCACCCTCCATGTGCCGGCCGCCCGCTGCCTCACCGCCGTCGCGGGCCCCGAGGACCGGCCCACGATCGTCGAGGCCGCCCGCAGCGGCCCCGACGGCGCACGCTGTGCTGCTTTGCACTACCTGGCGGAGGCCAGGGACCCGGCCGTGCTCGACCTGATCGAGACCGCAGCGGTCAGCGCCTCGCGCACCGTCGCCGACGCGTCCGTCGCCGCCTTCGAGCGGATGTGCGGTGACGCGGCGGTGGACCGCGCCCGGCGCTGGGCCAGACGGCCCGACGCGCTCGGCGCCTCCGCGGCCGGTGTGCTCGCCTGCCGGGGCGGCGCCCAGGACGCCCCACTGGTCCTCGGCGCACTCCGCGAGGCCGTACGGGGCGAGGGACCGGACGCGCCACGCCTGTGGACCCTCGTCGACGGCGCGGGGCGGCTGGGCATCGTCTGCGCCGCTCCCGTACTGCGGCACGTCTACCGGGAGACGTCCTCATCCCATCTGCGCGGCCGGGCGGCCCGTGCACTGGCCGCCACCGATCCCTCCTTCGCCACCGGATTCGCCGTCGAGTGCCTGTGGGACTGCGAGGAGACCACCCGCGAGGTCGCCGCACTCCACGCGGAGACCGGAGACATCAGGGTCGCCGAGCGACTCCGCCGCCTCGCCGCCGACCCGGCCGAGGAGGCCGAGGTGCAGACGGCGGTACGCAGCCGGATCGGGCCCGACACCCCGGCGGCCTGA
- a CDS encoding ankyrin repeat domain-containing protein codes for MSETPDPEVVELATKVFDLARRGETDALAAYVDAGVPANLTNDRGDSLLMLAAYHGHAAAVTVLVARGADPDRANDRGQTPLAGAVFKGEDAVIEALLSAGADPAAGTPSALDTARMFGKADLLELFGSR; via the coding sequence ATGAGCGAAACCCCCGATCCCGAGGTGGTCGAGCTGGCGACGAAGGTCTTCGACCTCGCTCGCCGCGGTGAGACCGACGCGCTCGCCGCGTACGTCGACGCGGGTGTCCCCGCGAACCTCACCAACGACCGGGGCGATTCGCTGCTGATGCTCGCCGCCTACCATGGCCACGCCGCCGCCGTCACGGTCCTTGTGGCCCGGGGCGCCGACCCGGACCGGGCCAACGACCGCGGGCAGACGCCGCTCGCCGGGGCCGTTTTCAAGGGCGAGGACGCGGTGATCGAGGCACTGCTCTCCGCCGGGGCCGATCCGGCCGCCGGAACGCCCTCCGCCCTGGACACGGCGCGCATGTTCGGCAAGGCCGACCTGCTGGAACTCTTCGGCTCCCGCTGA
- a CDS encoding SCO1417 family MocR-like transcription factor, whose product MAQWTSAVGAAQLARQLRAQQPRPAGPGARRPPAYRALADGIRLLVLEGRVPVAARLPAERELALAFSVSRTTVAAAYEALRTEGFLESRRGAGSWTAVPAGNPLPARGLEPLPPESLGSMIDLGCASLPAPEPWLTRAVHGAIEELAPYAHTHGDYPAGLPALRQMIADRYTGRGIPTMPEQIMVTTGAMGAIDAICHLFAGRGERIAVESPSYANILQLMREAGARLVPVAMEEGLGGWDMNRWRQVLRDAAPRLAYVVADFHNPTGALAGEDQRRDLVDAARSAGTVLVVDETMNELCLDADVQMPRRVCAFDPAGSTVITVGSASKAFWAGMRIGWVRAAPDVIRSLVAARAYADMGTPVLEQLAVNWLMRTGGWEEAVQVRREQARENRDALVAAVRRELPDWEFSVPLGGLTLWVRTGGLSGSRLAVAGERVGVRVPSGPRFGVDGAFEGYVRLPFTVAGPVADEAAVRLAAAAQLVGSGAGAGVETPRTFVA is encoded by the coding sequence ATGGCTCAGTGGACTTCGGCAGTGGGTGCGGCGCAGCTTGCCCGGCAGCTCCGGGCCCAACAGCCCCGGCCCGCCGGACCGGGCGCCCGCAGGCCGCCCGCCTATCGCGCGCTGGCCGACGGGATCCGTCTGCTCGTCCTCGAAGGCCGGGTGCCCGTCGCCGCCAGGCTCCCCGCCGAACGCGAACTGGCGCTCGCCTTCTCCGTCAGCCGCACCACCGTCGCCGCCGCGTACGAGGCGCTGCGGACCGAGGGGTTCCTGGAATCCCGCCGGGGAGCCGGCAGCTGGACCGCCGTGCCCGCCGGGAACCCGCTGCCCGCACGCGGTCTGGAACCGCTGCCCCCGGAGTCCCTCGGCTCGATGATCGATCTGGGCTGCGCCTCACTGCCCGCCCCCGAGCCGTGGCTGACCCGGGCGGTCCATGGCGCCATCGAGGAGCTCGCGCCGTACGCCCATACCCACGGCGACTACCCGGCAGGGCTGCCCGCGCTGCGGCAGATGATTGCCGACCGCTACACCGGGCGCGGCATCCCGACCATGCCCGAACAGATCATGGTCACCACCGGTGCGATGGGTGCGATCGACGCGATCTGCCACCTCTTCGCGGGCCGCGGCGAACGGATCGCGGTGGAGTCCCCGAGCTATGCCAACATCCTGCAGCTGATGCGGGAGGCGGGCGCCCGGCTGGTGCCGGTGGCGATGGAGGAGGGGCTCGGCGGCTGGGACATGAACCGGTGGCGGCAGGTGCTGCGGGACGCGGCGCCGCGGCTCGCCTATGTCGTCGCCGACTTCCACAATCCCACCGGAGCGCTGGCCGGCGAGGACCAGCGGCGTGACCTGGTGGACGCGGCCCGCTCCGCCGGTACGGTCCTGGTCGTCGACGAGACCATGAACGAACTCTGCCTCGACGCCGATGTGCAGATGCCGCGCCGGGTCTGCGCCTTCGACCCGGCGGGCTCCACCGTGATCACGGTCGGATCGGCGAGCAAGGCCTTCTGGGCGGGCATGCGGATCGGCTGGGTGCGCGCCGCGCCGGATGTGATCCGCAGCCTGGTGGCCGCCCGTGCCTACGCCGACATGGGCACGCCCGTCCTCGAACAGCTCGCCGTGAACTGGCTGATGCGTACCGGCGGCTGGGAGGAGGCCGTGCAGGTCCGGCGCGAACAGGCCCGGGAGAACCGGGACGCGCTCGTCGCCGCGGTCCGCCGGGAGCTGCCCGACTGGGAGTTCTCGGTTCCACTCGGCGGCCTGACGCTCTGGGTGCGGACCGGCGGCCTCTCCGGCTCCCGGCTGGCGGTGGCCGGGGAGCGGGTCGGTGTACGCGTTCCGTCCGGGCCCCGGTTCGGGGTCGACGGCGCCTTCGAGGGGTACGTACGGCTGCCGTTCACGGTCGCGGGCCCGGTCGCGGACGAGGCGGCGGTACGGCTCGCGGCAGCGGCGCAGCTGGTCGGCTCGGGGGCGGGCGCGGGGGTCGAGACGCCGCGGACGTTCGTCGCCTGA
- the yczE gene encoding membrane protein YczE, translating into MSITAVPRGAHLTRRLIQLYVGLALYGASAALLVRAGLGLEPWGVLHQGLAERTGLSIGVVSIIVGAAVLLLWIPIRQRPGLGTVSNVFAVGIAMDGTLALVPDVHGLAAQIAVLVAGVVVNGIATGLYIAARFGPGPRDGLMTGLHLRTGRSIRLVRTLIEVAVVATGFLLGGTLGAGTVVYALAIGPLAQFFLRFFAVGGKPAEETGAGEETGAGGGAIEEGAVASAPENGDATVTARTPEQAILPQ; encoded by the coding sequence TTGTCCATCACAGCCGTCCCTCGCGGGGCGCACCTCACCCGACGGCTGATCCAGCTGTACGTCGGTCTCGCGCTGTACGGGGCGAGTGCGGCGCTCCTGGTCCGCGCCGGTCTGGGGCTCGAACCCTGGGGCGTGCTGCATCAGGGACTCGCCGAGCGCACCGGCCTGTCCATCGGGGTCGTCTCGATCATCGTCGGCGCCGCCGTCCTGCTGCTGTGGATCCCGATCAGGCAGCGTCCGGGCCTGGGCACCGTCTCCAATGTCTTCGCCGTCGGCATCGCGATGGACGGCACGCTGGCGCTCGTACCCGACGTGCACGGTCTCGCCGCGCAGATAGCCGTGCTGGTCGCGGGGGTCGTGGTCAACGGCATCGCCACCGGGCTGTACATCGCGGCGCGGTTCGGCCCGGGACCCCGCGACGGGCTCATGACCGGACTGCATCTGCGCACCGGGCGCTCCATCCGGCTGGTGCGGACGCTGATCGAGGTGGCGGTCGTGGCGACCGGCTTCCTGCTCGGCGGCACCCTTGGCGCGGGCACGGTCGTGTACGCCCTGGCCATCGGTCCGCTCGCCCAGTTCTTCCTGCGCTTCTTCGCGGTCGGCGGGAAGCCGGCCGAGGAGACCGGGGCCGGCGAGGAGACCGGGGCCGGCGGGGGCGCCATCGAGGAGGGCGCCGTCGCATCCGCGCCGGAGAACGGCGACGCCACCGTCACCGCCCGGACACCGGAGCAGGCCATACTTCCGCAGTGA
- a CDS encoding glycerophosphodiester phosphodiesterase: MTSVRHPYLDHPATIPFAHRGGAADGVENTTAAFRRAADAGYRYFETDVHTTSDGRLVAFHDATLDRVTDANGRIAELPWSEVRQARVAGREPLPLFEELLETFPGARWNVDIKAGSALVPLVELIRRTDAWDRVCIGSFSEARVARAHRLAGPRLATSYGVRGVLGLRLRSYGIPAALRAGAVCAQVPESQNGVRVVDHRFVREAHARGLQVHVWTVNEPERMAALLDLGVDGIMTDHIETLRTVLSERGAWA, encoded by the coding sequence GTGACCTCAGTACGCCACCCCTATCTGGACCATCCCGCGACGATCCCCTTCGCCCATCGAGGCGGTGCGGCGGACGGGGTCGAGAACACCACGGCCGCGTTCCGCCGGGCCGCCGACGCCGGGTACCGGTACTTCGAGACCGATGTGCACACCACGTCGGACGGCCGTCTGGTGGCCTTCCACGACGCCACCCTGGACCGAGTGACGGACGCCAACGGCCGGATTGCCGAGCTGCCGTGGAGTGAGGTGCGGCAGGCCAGGGTGGCCGGCCGGGAGCCGCTGCCGCTCTTCGAGGAGCTGCTGGAGACGTTCCCCGGGGCCCGCTGGAACGTCGACATCAAGGCCGGCTCCGCGCTGGTCCCGCTGGTCGAACTGATCCGCCGCACAGATGCCTGGGACCGGGTCTGCATCGGCTCGTTCTCGGAGGCCCGGGTGGCCAGGGCGCACCGGCTGGCGGGCCCCCGGCTCGCCACCTCCTACGGCGTCCGGGGCGTGCTGGGCCTGCGGCTGCGCTCGTACGGAATACCGGCGGCGCTGCGGGCGGGCGCGGTGTGCGCACAGGTGCCGGAGAGCCAGAACGGCGTCCGGGTGGTCGACCACCGCTTCGTGCGCGAGGCGCACGCGCGCGGACTCCAGGTGCACGTCTGGACCGTGAACGAACCCGAACGGATGGCAGCGCTCCTCGACCTCGGCGTGGATGGCATCATGACCGATCACATCGAGACGCTGCGCACGGTGCTGAGCGAGCGGGGGGCCTGGGCCTGA
- a CDS encoding MFS transporter: protein MSAETAETAEPTEPTADSAGAASRRREQRGWYFYDFACSVYSTSVLTVFIGPYLTSIAKAAADADGFVHPLGIPVRAGSLFAYAVSVSVVVAVIVMPIVGAAADRTGRKKPLLAAAAYTGAAATTGMFFLDGHRYLLGALLLIVANASISVSMVLYNAYLPQIAGPEERDAVSSRGWAFGYTSGALVLVIDLVLYTGHDSFGLSQSDAVRICLASAGLWWGAFTIVPLRRLRDRHVAASGEGAVGSGWRQLMATLRDMRRHPLTLSFLLAYLVYNDGVQTVISQASVYGSEELDLDQTTLITAVLLVQVLAVAGALGMGRLARVYGAKRTILGSLVVWTLILVAGYFLPAGTPVFFYALASAIGLVLGGSQALSRSLFSHLVPRGKEAEYFSAYEMSDRGLSWLGPLVFGLAYQLTGSYRDAIISLVIFFVVGSVLLARVPIRRAVAAAGNPVPERI, encoded by the coding sequence TTGAGCGCCGAGACCGCGGAAACCGCTGAGCCGACGGAACCGACAGCGGATTCCGCCGGGGCCGCGAGCCGCAGACGTGAACAACGTGGCTGGTATTTCTACGACTTCGCCTGCTCCGTCTACTCGACGAGCGTCCTGACGGTCTTCATCGGCCCCTATCTCACCTCGATAGCCAAGGCGGCCGCCGACGCCGACGGCTTCGTGCACCCGCTCGGCATTCCGGTCCGCGCCGGGTCGCTGTTCGCCTACGCCGTCTCGGTGTCCGTCGTGGTCGCGGTGATCGTGATGCCGATCGTGGGCGCCGCCGCGGACCGTACGGGGCGCAAGAAGCCGCTGCTCGCGGCCGCCGCCTACACGGGGGCCGCCGCGACCACCGGCATGTTCTTCCTGGACGGTCACCGCTATCTGCTGGGCGCGCTCCTGCTGATCGTGGCGAACGCCTCGATCTCGGTGTCGATGGTGCTCTACAACGCGTATCTGCCGCAGATCGCCGGCCCGGAGGAGCGGGACGCGGTCTCCTCGCGCGGCTGGGCCTTCGGCTACACCTCGGGTGCGCTCGTCCTCGTCATCGACCTGGTCCTGTACACGGGCCACGACTCCTTCGGCCTCTCCCAGTCCGACGCGGTACGGATCTGTCTCGCGTCGGCCGGTCTCTGGTGGGGTGCCTTCACGATCGTGCCGCTGCGCAGGCTGCGCGACCGGCACGTGGCGGCGAGCGGCGAGGGGGCGGTCGGTTCGGGGTGGCGGCAGCTGATGGCCACCCTGCGCGACATGCGCCGCCATCCGCTGACGCTCTCCTTCCTGCTGGCGTACCTCGTCTACAACGACGGGGTGCAGACGGTGATCTCCCAGGCCTCGGTGTACGGCTCGGAGGAGCTGGACCTCGACCAGACGACCCTGATCACGGCGGTGCTGCTGGTGCAGGTGCTCGCGGTGGCCGGAGCCCTGGGGATGGGCCGGCTGGCACGGGTGTACGGCGCGAAGCGCACGATCCTCGGCTCGCTCGTGGTCTGGACGCTGATTCTCGTCGCCGGATATTTCCTCCCCGCCGGAACGCCGGTCTTCTTCTATGCACTGGCGTCGGCGATCGGCCTGGTACTGGGCGGCAGCCAGGCACTGTCGCGCTCGCTGTTCTCCCATCTGGTGCCGCGCGGCAAGGAGGCCGAGTACTTCTCCGCGTACGAGATGAGCGACCGCGGACTGAGCTGGCTGGGGCCACTGGTGTTCGGGCTCGCATACCAGCTGACCGGCAGCTACCGGGATGCCATCATCTCGTTGGTGATCTTCTTCGTGGTCGGTTCCGTACTGCTCGCGAGGGTGCCGATACGGCGGGCCGTGGCGGCCGCGGGCAATCCTGTTCCGGAACGGATTTAG
- a CDS encoding RNA polymerase-binding protein RbpA: MSERALRGTRLVVTSYETDRGIDLAPRQAVEYACQNGHRFEMPFSVEAEIPPEWECKACGAMALLVDGDGPEEKKGKPARTHWDMLMERRTREELEEVLAERLAVLRSGAMNIAVHPRDSRKSA, translated from the coding sequence ATGAGTGAGCGAGCTCTCCGCGGCACGCGACTCGTGGTTACCAGCTACGAGACGGACCGCGGCATCGATCTGGCCCCGCGCCAGGCGGTGGAGTACGCATGCCAGAACGGACATCGATTTGAGATGCCGTTCTCGGTAGAGGCGGAAATTCCGCCGGAGTGGGAGTGCAAGGCGTGCGGCGCCATGGCACTCCTGGTGGACGGGGATGGCCCCGAGGAGAAGAAGGGCAAGCCTGCGCGTACGCACTGGGACATGCTCATGGAGCGACGCACACGCGAGGAGCTGGAGGAAGTGCTCGCCGAGAGGCTGGCGGTTCTGCGCTCCGGAGCCATGAACATCGCCGTACACCCGCGGGACAGCAGGAAGTCTGCCTGA
- the fxsA gene encoding FxsA family membrane protein has protein sequence MTTGTPPPTAPKRSRARTFVPLAIAAWAVLEIWLLTVVADVAGGFTVLLLLVAGIVLGAAVMKRGGRRAFRNLTETLQQMPGQPGAAAAPPAAGSGGKGNGFLMLGGLLLMIPGIISDAAGLLLLVPPVRSWLGRYTERSLERRMRAASPGSLSDAFQQARIHRPDGKVVQGEVIREDGTQPGTRPDEGPRPPLTP, from the coding sequence ATGACGACCGGCACACCGCCCCCGACCGCCCCCAAACGCTCTCGCGCCCGTACCTTCGTCCCCCTCGCCATCGCCGCCTGGGCGGTGCTGGAGATCTGGCTGCTCACCGTCGTGGCCGACGTGGCGGGCGGGTTCACCGTGCTGCTGCTCCTGGTGGCGGGGATCGTGCTCGGTGCCGCGGTGATGAAGCGGGGCGGCCGCCGGGCCTTCCGCAACCTCACCGAGACCCTCCAGCAGATGCCGGGGCAGCCCGGGGCCGCCGCTGCCCCACCGGCCGCCGGTTCGGGCGGCAAGGGCAACGGCTTCCTGATGCTCGGCGGGCTGCTGCTGATGATCCCGGGGATCATCTCGGACGCGGCGGGACTCCTGCTGCTGGTGCCGCCGGTCCGTTCGTGGCTCGGTCGGTACACGGAGCGGTCGCTGGAGCGCCGGATGCGTGCCGCGAGCCCCGGCAGCCTTTCCGACGCCTTCCAGCAGGCCCGCATTCACCGGCCGGACGGAAAGGTCGTCCAGGGTGAGGTCATCCGCGAGGACGGCACACAGCCGGGCACACGCCCCGACGAGGGCCCCCGGCCGCCGCTGACTCCCTGA